The Klebsiella quasivariicola region AACCCCATCGCCAGGGCATAGGCCAGCGGGGGGCCAATCACCCATGCCAGCGAGACCTGGGCACGTAAAATGGAGCTGAACATGACCGCTTCCCGGCCGGTCCTGTCGGCGTGCTCGCGCGCCAGGGCAAACATCTGCGGGTTGGCGGTCGAGCCAAAGCTGCTGAGAAAAACGCCGATGAACAGCAAGATGAAGTAGTTGCGGTTCCAGGCAAAGAGTACGCAGGCCAGCACCCCCAGCAGGCAGCAGACGACAATCAGCTGCTTGCGGTCGCCCTGACGATCGGAGCGGCCGGCGAGGAACTGGCTGACCAGAATGCCAATAACCGCGCTGCCGGTAAAAAAGAAGCCGACCATCGCCGGACGGACGTGTACTTCGTTGGTCAAAAACAGGCTCAGGGTTGGGGTTTGCAATGCCCCGGCAATGCCTGTCAGAAAGGCGACGATCAAGAAGGCGGAAGAGGTTACATCGAACCCGCGTCGGGGAAGGGCGGCGCTACGGTTTTGCATGTTCGGTTTTCTGTAGTTTCAGGAGACGGCGCGGAGTTTACGCCTGCTGGCTGAAAATAAACAGTAGTATGGCACGATAAATTAAAAAGCTGTTTCAAAATATAAGGTTCAGCAAAAAGCTGACGCCAGGAGTGAAAGTGCGGATCGGCTTCAGCAAAAATGTGCTGTATCTCTAAGTTCTGCGATCAAGTCGCTGACGTACCTTGCGCGTTGAGCAAGAAAGGTACAGAATTCTTGAAACGTTTCAGCGTCATTCGACAATCCGTTCACCGTCAGATGGCGCCTTTTTTCTCAAGTTAGCTGAAACGATTCAATTCAGCAGGAGAGGAGAACCATGTTCCAGTTATCTGTGCAGGATATTCATCCCGGCCAGCAGGCCGGTAATAAAGAAGAGGCCATCCGGCAGGTCGCCGCCGCGCTGGTCAGCGCCGGCAACGTGGCTGATGGCTATGTGAACGGCATGCTGGCACGCGAGCAGCAGACCTCGACCTTCCTCGGCAACGGGATTGCGATCCCGCACGGCACGACGGACACCCGTGACCAGGTGCTGAAGACCGGCGTCCAGGTGTTTCAGTTCCCGCAGGGCGTCACCTGGGGGGAAGGGCAGACCGCCTATGTGGCGATCGGTATTGCCGCCAGTTCAGATGAACACCTCGGCCTGCTGCGTCAGCTGACCCATGTGCTGAGCGATGACGCGGTCGCCGCCCAGCTGCAGTCAGCGACCACCGCGGAAGAGCTGCGTGCGCTGCTGATGGGAGAGAAGCAGAGCGAAGCGCTGAAGCTGGACAACGAGACCCTCAGTCTCGACGTCGCGGCCAGCGATCTGCTGACGCTGCAGGCGCTGAACGCCGCGCGTCTGAAAGAGGTGGGCGCCGCCGATACCGCTTTCGTTAGCCACGTCATTAACGACACGCCGCTGAACCTCGGTCAGGGCATCTGGCTGAACGACAGTGCGGAAGGCAATCTGCGCAGCGCTGTGGCGGTTAGCCGCGCCGCTAACGCCTTCACCCGCGACGATCAGCCGGTTTCCCTGCTGGTCACAGTGGCAATGGTTGACGAGCAGCCGACCGCGGTGCTGAACCGCCTGAGCAAACTGCTGCTGGACAAGAAAGCTGACCATCTGCTGAAAGCCGATGCCGCCACCGTGCTGGCGCTGCTGACCAGCGACGATGCCATTGCCGAAGATGTGCTGAGCGCCGAGTTCGTGGTGCGCAATGAGCACGGCCTGCACGCCCGTCCGGGCACCATGCTGGTCAACACCATTAAACAATTTTCCAGCGACATTACCGTCACCAATCTCGACGGTTCCGGCAAGCCGGCTAATGGCCGCAGCCTGATGAAGGTCGTGGCGCTGGGTGTGAAAAAAGGTCACCGTCTGCGCTTTACCGCGCAAGGTGAGGATGCGCAACAAGCGCTGGATGCGATTGGCGAAGCGATCGCCGCAGGCCTTGGGGAGGGCGCATAAATGAGCAGACGTGTAGCAACTATTACTTTAAACCCGGCATACGATCTGGTGGGGTTCACCCCGGAGATTGAACGCGGCGAAGTGAACCTGGTGCGCACCACCGGCCTGCACGCGGCCGGGAAAGGCATCAACGTCGCAAAAGTGCTGAAAGATCTTGGTATTGACGTCACCGTTGGCGGCTTCCTCGGTAAAGACAACCAGGACGGCTTTCAGCAGCTGTTCAGTGAGCTGGGCATCGCCAACCGTTTCCAGGTGGTGCAGGGCCGCACCCGCATCAACGTTAAGCTGACGGAAAAAGATGGCGAAGTAACCGATTTTAACTTCTCCGGCTTTGAAGTGACCCCGGGCGACTGGGAACGCTTCGTCAACGACTCCCTGAGCTGGCTCGGGCAGTTCGATATGGTCTGCGTCAGCGGCAGCCTGCCGTCTGGCGTTAGCCCGGAAGCCTTCACCGACTGGATGACCCGTCTGCGCAGCCAGTGCCCATGCATCATTTTCGACAGCAGCCGCGAAGCGCTGGTTGCCGGACTGAAAGCGGCGCCGTGGCTGGTGAAACCGAACCGGCGCGAGCTGGAGATTTGGGCTGGCCGTAAGCTGCCGGAGATGAAAGATGTTATCGAAGCCGCCCATGCGCTGCGTGAGCAGGGTATCGCCCACGTGGTGATTTCGCTGGGCGAAGAGGGCGCGCTGTGGGTTAACGCCTCCGGTGAATGGATTGCCAAACCGCCTTCAGTGGAAGTGGTCAGCACCGTCGGCGCTGGCGATTCGATGGTGGGCGGCCTGATTTACGGCCTGCTGATGCGTGAATCCAGCGAGCATACCCTGCGCCTGGCGACCGCCGTCGCAGCCCTGGCCGTCAGCCAGAGCAATGTCGGTATTACCGACCGTACCCAGTTGGCCGCGATGATGGCGCGCGTCGACTTACAACCCTTTAATTGACAGCAGGAGAGGCATAATGAAAACGCTGCTGATTATTGATGCCGGACTCGGACAGGCGCGCGCCTATATGGCGAAAACCCTGCTGGGGGCCGCGGCGCCAAAAGCGCGCCTTGAACTGATTGATAACCCGAATGACGCCGAACTGGCCATCGTGCTGGGGACCGCGTTGCCGGCCGATAGCGCGCTGAATGGCAAAAACGTCTATCTGGGCGACATTAACCGTGCTGTCGCCCATCCGGAGCTGTTCCTGGGAGAGGCGAAAGACCACGCTAAACCCTACGTTGCGCCAGCGGCGGTAGCCGTTCCGGCCGCCGCTCAGGGGCAGAAACGTATTGTCGCCGTCACCGCCTGTCCGACCGGTGTTGCCCATACCTTTATGGCGGCAGAAGCTATCGAAACCGAAGCGAAAAAACGCGGCTGGTGGGTGAAAGTGGAAACCCGTGGCTCCGTCGGCGCTGGCAATGCCATCACCCCGGAAGAGGTGGCCGAGGCGGATCTGGTGATCGTCGCCGCCGATATCGAGGTAGACCTGGCAAAATTTGCCGGCAAGCCGATGTACCGCACCACCACCGGTCTGGCGCTGAAGAAAACCGCCCAGGAGCTGGATAAAGCGGTGGCCGAAGCCAAAACCTATCAGCCATCCGGCAAACCGCAGGCGGCTGCTGAAGGGAAAAAAGAGTCGGCGGGCGCCTATCGCCACCTGCTGACCGGCGTCTCCTACATGCTGCCGATGGTAGTGGCCGGGGGCCTGTGTATCGCGCTCTCCTTTGCCTTCGGGATCAAAGCGTTTGAAGTGAAAGACACGCTGGCGGCGGCGCTGATGCAAATCGGCGGCGGCTCGGCCTTCGCGCTGATGGTGCCGGTGCTGGCAGGCTTTATCGCCTTCTCCATTGCCGACCGTCCGGGTCTGACCCCGGGTCTTATCGGCGGTATGCTGGCGGTTAGCGGCGGCTCTGGCTTTATCGGCGGGATCATTGCCGGTTTCCTTGCCGGTTACGTGGCGAAAGCCATCAGTACGAAGCTGAAACTGCCGCAGAGTATGGAAGCGCTGAAGCCTATCCTGATCATTCCGCTGGTCTCCAGCCTGATCGTGGGCCTGGCGATGATCTACCTCATCGGTAAACCGGTCTCCGGTATCCTCGCCTGGCTGACCCACTGGCTGCAAACCATGGGCACCGCCAACGCGGTTCTGCTGGGTGCGATCCTCGGTGGGATGATGTGTACCGACATGGGTGGCCCGGTAAACAAAGCGGCTTACGCTTTCGGCGTTGGCCTGTTGAGTACCCAGACCTACGCGCCGATGGCGGCGATCATGGCGGCCGGTATGGTGCCTCCGCTGGCGATGGGTATCGCCACGCTGGTGGCGCGCAACAAGTTCGATAAAGGGCAACGCGAAGGGGGTAAAGCCGCACTGGTTCTCGGCCTGTGCTTTATCTCGGAAGGGGCGATTCCTTTTGCCGCCCGCGATCCGATGCGCGTTCTGCCGTGCTGTATCGTCGGCGGCGCGGTAACCGGCGCTATCTCCATGGCGGTCGGCGCGAAACTGATGGCGCCGCACGGCGGTCTGTTTGTCCTGCTGATCCCAGGGGCGATTACGCCGGTGCTGGGCTACCTGCTGGCGATTGTTGTCGGAACGCTGGTGGCGGGCCTCTCCTACGCTGTGCTGAAACGCCCGGAAGCGCAGGCAGCAGAAGTCGAAAAAGCGGCATAATCCATCCGCAAGAAAAAAAGGGCCGATCGTTCGGCCCTTTTTTACGTCTATGACCCGTCCTGAATAGCGTTGACACGTTCCTGACTTAAATCCGGAGAACGTGATGATGACTGAGTTCAAACGCACCCAACGTGATTATCCTCTATCCTTTAAAATAGCTGTTGTAGAGCAAGTTGAAAAAGGCGAGATGACCTATAAACAGGCCCAGCAGCGGTATGGCATTCAGGGGCGCTCCACCGTTCTTGTCTGGCTGCGTAAATATGGCCGGCTTGACTGGAGCCCCGTACTTCCTGACAAGGTGAAGAGGAAACTGCCCGTGGCCCAGACGACTATCCCGCTTACACCCGAGCAAAGAATCAGGGAACTTGAAGAACAGCTTGAGCTGGCAAACCAGAAAGCTGAGTTTTTTGAGTCGGTTATCAATGTTCTGAAAAATGATTACGGGGTAAGTGTCGTAAAAAAGCGGCCCGGCAAGTGCTCGCGCAAAGTCCGGCCCCAAAAATAACCGTTACGCGTGCATGCCAGTTTCTGGGGCACAGCAGACAGGCGTGGTATCAGGACAATACAAGACGCACAAAACGACAGGAACAATATGCTCATGTCCTTGATTTTGTTTCCCGGGTCAGGTGTCGTCAGCCACGAATCGGTACACGTAAACTGCACTATCTGCTGAACACTCAGGTCGGCAAAAGGCTGAATATCGGACGGGACCGTCTGTTTAGACTGCTGAGCGAACACCGGCTCCTGGTGCCAGTGAAACGGGCATATCACAAAACCACCAACAGCCATCATCGATTTTACCGGCATCCTAATCTGCTGAAACCCGGCCCTGAACAAGCTACCGCCCTTGAACCAGAACAGGTCTGGGTCGCTGATATAACTTACCTTCCGCTGTGCAGCGGCACGGCTTATCTGAGTCTGGTCACTGATGCCTGCTCCAGAAAAATCGTGGGTTACCATGTTGGGGAGAACCTGCAGACAGAAAACGTGGTAAAAGCGTTAAGACAAGCACTGAGGGGGAGAAAAACGACAGGTCCGCTGGTCCATCACTCTGACAGAGGACTGCAATACTGTTCGGTACTTTATCAGTCAGTTCATGAGAGAAATGGGATAACCTGTTCAATGACCGATGGTTATGACTGCTACCAGAATGCGCTGGCTGAGCGGGTAAACGGTATCCTGAAAAATGAATTTTTACTCTCGCGCCCTGCGGACCTGGCGCAGGCCCGGGAAATGGTAAAAGAATCCGTGTCAATTTATAACCATGAGCGGCCACACCTGGCCCTGAAATACAAAACGCCCGATGAAGTTCATCAGGCGTTTTACAGACGAAAAGCTGTCAACCTATATCAGGACTAGTCACTATATTTACGCCACTTCGGCGATCTGCTGCGCCCGCAGCCAGGCAATCTCTTCCGCCCAGATATCCGGGTTGATGGTTTCCAGAATCAGCGGAATGCCGTCGAAGCGGCTGTCCTGCATAATCCAGCTGAAGCAGTCGTGGCCGATATTGCCTTCCCCCAGGCTGTGGTGTCGGTCGACCCGGCTGCCGAAGGTACTCTTGGCATCGTTGAGATGCATCCCGCGCAGATACTGAAAGCCAACGATGCGATCGAAGGCGGCGAAGGTTTTTTCGCAGGCTTCGGCGCTGCGCAGATCGTAGCCGGCGGCGAAGGCGTGACAGGTATCGATGCAGACGCCGACGCGGGATTTATCTTCCACCCCGTCGATGATGGCCGCGAGGTGCTCGAACTTAAAGCCGAGGTTGCTGCCCTGGCCGGCGGTATTTTCGATAACCGCTGTGACGCCTTCGGTCTTCGCCAGCGCGATATTGATCGATTCGGCGATGCGCGCCAGGCACGCCTCCTCCGGGATCTGCTGCAGATGGCTGCCGGGGTGGAAGTTGAGCAGCGTCAGCCCCAGCTGCTGACAGCGGGTCAGTTCATCGATGAAGGCATCACGGGATTTTTCCAGCGCCTCTTCCACCGGGTGGCCGAGGTTAATCAGGTAGCTGTCGTGCGGCAGGATCTGCCCGGGGCCAAAGTGATACTTTTCACAGGCGGCTTTGAATTCGGCGATGGTCTCATCGCTGAGCGGCGCGGCGCGCCACTGGCGCTGGTTCTTGGTGAAGAGGGCGAAGGCGGTTGCTTCGATTTCGGCGGCGCGAATGGCGGCATTGGCCAGTCCACCTGAGGCGCTTACGTGCGCTCCTACGTATTTCATAAAAAAAACTCCAGTTAAAGCCGCTGGGGGGTGGGTAATGATAGCGGCTTAACTGGAGAAAGATGTAGTGCTTTATGCCATCAGGCTGTGGATAGCGACGTTAATGGCCCCGCCGCCGACAATCAGCCAGACGAAGAGCATCAGCGCCATCAGCAGCGGTTTCGCCCCGGCTTTTTTCAGCGCGCTGACGTGAGTGGTGACCCCGAGGGCGGCCATCGCCATCGCCAGCAGAACGGTATCCAGCGTCACCAGCATATCCACCACGGCTTTCGGCAGCAGATGGAAGGAGTTAAACACCGCCACCAGGATGAACATAATGGCGAACCACGGAATGGTGATTTTGCTTTTCTCGCCGTTACCTGCCGGGGTCAGCTGTTTAACACGCGCCGCCAGGAACAGCAGGAACGGAGCCAGCATCATCACGCGCAGCATTTTGGCGATCACCGCCGCGTTCTCGGCGTCCGGGCTGACCGCATGGCCGGCGGCAACCACCTGCGCCACTTCATGCATGGTGGAACCCATATAGATCCCGTAGGTCTCCGGGGTGAACCAGTGCGCCAGCAGCGGATACATCGCCGGGTAGAGGAAGATGGCGATGGTACCGAAAATCACCACCGTGGCGACGGCGACCGTCACTTTACTGGCTTCGGCTTTGACCACCGGCTCGGTGGCGAGCACGGCCGCCGCGCCGCAGATGCTGCTGCCGGCGCCGATCAGCCAGCTGGTGTGTTTGTCGAGACCAAACACCTTCTGGCCAAGGAAGCAGGCGATGAAAAAGGTGCTGGAGAGCGTCAGAACGTCAATCAAAATACCGCTCACGCCGACGTCGGCAATCTGGGCGAACGTCAGGCGGAAGCCGTAGAGGATGATCCCCAGGCGCAGCAGATGCTGCTTGGCGAAGATCACCCCGCCGTCGCAGGGCTGCCAGATTTTCGGATAGACCGTGTTGCCGACGACCATCCCGAACAGGATAGCGAGGGTCAGGGCGCTAAAGCCTGCGCCGGCGATGGCCGGGAAACTCCCGGCCCACAGGGCGGCGCCGGTCAGCGCGGCGGTCAGCGCCAGGCCTGGGACAAAATGCCACAGGGAACGATGTTTGGTGGGTAAAGTGAGTGCTGTCATAACCTTCTCCTTTGTCTGCCTAAAGGTTACGCCGCGCGCGGTTAAATATAAAATTGATTATATGTTTATAATCAATCGTAATAAGTGGTTAAGGACCGCATCGTCGCTGACAAGGGGGCAGGGGAGCGATGCGGCGAAAGCGGGGTGGTTTCTCCGGCAAGATGATGATTTTGTGACATAAGCGGATTTTCCTTCCTTCAGCCGCCTCGATTTGTGTCACCATAGTAAGGAAGGTTATTCAGGTTGGATTACTAAACGGGTGGGTTATGCATATTACGCTGCGGCAGCTGGAAGTGTTCGCCGAAGTCCACAAGAGTGGCTCAACCACTCAGGCGTCACAGATGCTGGCGCTTTCGCAATCTGCGGTCAGCGCCGCGCTGACCGATCTGGAAGGGCAGCTCGGCGTGCAGCTGTTTGACCGCGTCGGTAAACGGCTGGTGGTGAATGAGCACGGACGGCTGCTGTACCCACGTGCGCTGGCGCTGCTGGAGCGGGCGCTGGAGATCGAACAGCTGTTTCGCGGCGACAACGGGGCGATCCGGGTCTACGCCAGCAGCACTATCGGCAACTATATTATGCCGGAGATCATCGCCCGTTATCGCCATGACTTCCCGGATTTGCCGGTCGAACTGAGCGTTGGCAACAGTCTGGATGTGATCAACGCTGTCGCCGACCTGCGGGTGGATTTCGGTTTGATAGAAGGGCCATGCCATGCCGCCGATATTATTGCCGAGCCGTGGCTGGAAGATGAGCTGGTGGTGTTCGCCGCCCCCAACTCACCGCTGCTGGCGGGGGAGGTGACCCTGCAGCAGCTGGCCGAGGCGCCATGGATCCTGCGCGAGCATGGGTCCGGTACCCGGGAGATTGTCGATTATGTACTGCTGTCGCATCTGCCGGCGTTTCATATGGGCATGGAGCTGGGCAATTCGGAGGCGATCAAGCACGCCGTCCGGCATGGCCTGGGCATCAGCTGTTTATCGCGGCGGGTAATTGCCGAACAGCTGGCTGCGGGCACGCTGGCGGAGCTGAAGGTGCCGCTGCCCAGGCTGACGCGCACGCTGTGGCGGATCCATCACCGGCAGAAGCATATTTCCAAAGCATTACAACGTTTTCTGCACTATTGCCAGGTGTAGAAACCTGGTTTTTACGCTCGCTAACGGGGGGAATTCGCTGGCAATTCCGCAGGTTAGTGCTTTACTAATAATTTGCGGGCGATCATGAAGCTCTCTTATAACTTTGCATTTGTACCGGATGGAACCCCGATCGTCTGCTACAATCGCGCCTCATTTTTTGGATGGATAGCATTATCACATGGTTTCGGAAACTAAAACCACAGAAGCGCCCACGCTACGTCGTGAACTAAAGGCGCGCCACTTGACCATGATCGCCATCGGCGGTTCCATCGGTACGGGTCTTTTTGTTGCCTCTGGCGCAACGATTTCGCAGGCAGGTCCCGGCGGGGCGCTGCTGTCTTATATTCTGATCGGTTTGATGGTCTATTTCCTGATGACCAGCCTGGGTGAACTGGCGGCGTTTATGCCGGTATCCGGTTCTTTCGCCACCTACGGGCAGAATTATGTGGAAGAAGGCTTCGGCTTCGCGCTGGGCTGGAACTACTGGTACAACTGGGCGGTAACGATCGCCGTTGACCTTGTCGCCTCACAGCTGGTGATGAGCTACTGGTTCCCTGACACGCCGGGCTGGATCTGGAGCGCCTTGTTCCTCGGCATTATGTTCCTGCTGAACTGGATCTCGGTGCGCGGCTTTGGCGAGGCGGAATACTGGTTCTCGCTGATTAAAGTGGCCACCGTTATCATCTTTATCATCGTCGGCGTGATGATGATTGTCGGTATCTTCAAAGGGGCACAGCCGGCCGGCTGGAGCAACTGGGGGATCGCGGATGCGCCGTTTGCCGGCGGCTTCTCGGCGATGATCGGCGTGGCGATGATTGTCGGCTTCTCTTTCCAGGGCACCGAGCTTATTGGTATCGCCGCCGGTGAGTCTGAGAATCCGGAGAAGAACATTCCGCGCGCGGTGCGCCAGGTCTTCTGGCGTATCCTGCTGTTCTATGTTTTCGCGATCCTGATTATCAGCCTGATCATTCCGTATACCGATCCGAGCCTGCTGCGCAATGATGTGAAGGATATTTCCGTCAGCCCGTTCACCCTGGTGTTCCAGCATGCAGGTCTGCTGTCGGCGGCGGCGATCATGAACGCCGTTATCCTGACTGCCGTGCTGTCGGCGGGTAACTCCGGGATGTACGCCTCCACGCGTATGCTGTATACCCTGGCGTGCGACGGTAAAGCACCGCGCATTTTCTCGAAGCTGTCGCGTGGCGGCGTGCCGCGCAACGCGCTGTACGCGACCACCGTTATCGCAGCGCTGTGCTTCCTGACGTCGATGTTTGGCAACCAGACGGTATACCTGTGGCTGCTGAACACCTCCGGGATGACGGGCTTTATCGCCTGGCTGGGGATTGCGATCAGCCATTATCGTTTCCGTCGCGGCTACGTCCTGCAGGGTAACGATATTAATAATCTGCCGTATCGTTCCGGGTTCTTCCCGCTGGGGCCGATCTTCGCCTTCGTGCTGTGCCTGATTATCACCCTCGGACAGAACTACGAAGCGTTCCTCAAGGACACCATTGACTGGGGCGGCGTGGCGGCGACCTACATCGGTATTCCGCTGTTCCTCGTCATCTGGTTTGGATACAAACTGGCGAAAGGCACCCGCTTTGTTCGCTATAGCGAGATGACCTTCCCGGACCGCTTTAAGCGTTAATCTTCGCGATTGTGCGTAAAAGGCCCTCTGAAAAGAGTAATGCCAGTCAGTTAAGCAACTGACTGGCCCTTTCTCAGGGCGGTGGTGTATTTCTGAGGCCTCTCTTTCACCACCCTTGGGAAGACCCTTTCCCTCCTTATCGGTAACTTGACTAACTGCCCCATACTTTCAAGATCACGCATCAACTCCGGGATACGACCCGGTGAAGCGCCCTGCAACGTCATTAGCATCCGCATCACCATCCCGCAGGACTCTGAGAAGCTCAGCTGATTTGGCCAGTATCCTTTCAGTTGCCCTGCCATTTTAATCATCTGATATCTCACCAGATTATAAGCCAGCAACACGCCCCACAACTCCTGCTCCACAAGCTCCGGCTTTTTACTTCTCAGTGTCAACCTGCTCAGTTGCATCGTCTGCTTTATCTCCCGGTAACCCAGCTCAATTTCCCAGCGATAGCTATACAGATCCGCCATTTCCCCGCCGGGGTAGCGCATGGCGTCCGTCATCGACGTCAGCAGATGGCAGACTTTTCCTTTGCGCGTGATGGTCAGCAGGCGGGCTGTCATCTCATTTCCCAGACCCGGCCACTTTTTTCGTGCCTGCGGGCTGGTTTTCAGCTTCACCAGGTGGTCGCCTTTACCCAGTTTTCTGACCTCTTCGTACTGCGCGCCTTTTTTCAGAGGGATCAGCCAGTGCCGGTGTTCTCCCGCCTGGTTCCATGCGTTCAGCAGACCCAGTGAGTAATAGCCTTTATCCATTAGCGTCAGGGTGTTATCGCCGGTTTGCTCTATAAGTTTCTCCGCGAGCGCATTTTCGCTGTCTTTCATCGTGCCGAAGGCTGCTGCCGTCAGCAGATGGCTGGTCAGCTCCATCTGGCAGACCATTTTAACCTGTGGGTAGAGTGCCGGGTTTCCGCCATGCGTCTGGCGGGGGAAGGCGATATCGTTCTCTGGTGTGTCCGGTGTGCGCCAGAACACACCATCAATGGCCAGCAGGGTCAGGCCGCACCAGTGTGGATGCGGCGTGGCGTTATGCCAGAGCTGTGCTGTCTGCGAGAATACGCGGCGGACGGCTTCGCTTCCCAGACGCTGACGGGCCTGGATCACCGCGCTGGGGGCGACGAAGGGACGACTGCCCGGCAGCATGATGTCCAGACGGTTGACGATCTGATGAAGGGGTTCTTTACGTTCAAGCGCCATGCCGACAATGCACCAGACCATCATTTCCAGCGGCAGGCGACGCTTGCGCAGGGTGACGGTACCGGCTTCGGCCAGACAGCGGGAAATGAGTTCCGGGTCCAGATAGTCGCCCAGAGAAGTCAGTGGGTTACGCAGAGAATCGTAACGGGATACCAGATCAAGAGCCTGTCCAATGTGCATAAAAAAATCCGGAAACGGGTGAGCATTTCCGGATTCTTACACAGCCACTGGATCGATCAACTGATCCTTAACTGATCGGCATTACTCTGAAAAGAGGGCTTTTTTTATGTCTGTGCGGTTACAGCTTGTCACAATTCTTCATAATTATATTGATAATCGTAATCATTATCTTTATCATTTTCGCCCATTACGGATGAAGCCACTCCCCGTCTCTGTCGCTTGTACAGACTGACATCGGGCGACCAGCCACATCGACAAGAAAACAGCGCGAGCATGCCGCCGACAGAGCGGCACATCGCCAGCGCGTGTGAGCAGCACCTTTTTGTTTGTTTGGTTGTACACCTCATGGAGATTTGGAATGTTCAGGTTAAACCCTTTTATCCGGGCGGGATTGTCTGCGTCCGTCGTATCGTTGGCGTTTCCGGCCCTTGCCGATGTGAATGAAGAAACGCTGGTGGTGACCGCCTCGGCCACTGAACAGAGCGTCAAAGACGCGCCGGCGAGCATCAGCGTCATCACCCAGCAGGATTTACAACGCAAGCCCGTCCAGAACCTGAAAGATGTACTGCGCGACGTCCCCGGGGTCCAGCTCACTAACGAAGGGGATAACCGTAAGGGCGTCAGCATTCGCGGTCTGAGCAGCAGCTATACCCTGATCCTGGTTGACGGAAAGCGCGTCAACTCCCGTAATGCCGTTTTCCGCCACAACGACTTCGACCTGAACTGGATCCCGGTGGATGCCATTGAGCGTATCGAAGTGGTGCGCGGCCCGATGTCCTCCCTCTACGGCTCCGATGCGCTCGGCGGCGTGGTCAACATTATTACCAAAAAAATTGGCCAAAAATGGACCGGGACGCTGAGCGCCGATACCACCATTCAGGAGCACCGCGACCGCGGCGATACCTGGAACGGACAGTTCTTTACCAGCGGCCCGCTGATCGACGGCGTGCTCGGGATGAAGGCCTACGGCAGCCTGGCAAAACGCGCCAAGGACGATCCGCAATCTTCCAGTAATGCCACCGGCGAGACGCCGCGCATCGAGGGCTTCACCAGCCGCGATGGCAATGTTGAATTCGCCTGGACGCCGAACGAAAACCACGATTTTACCGCGGGCTATGGCTTTGACCGTCAGGATCGTGATTCCGATTCCCTTGACCGCAACCGCCTTGAGCGTGAGAACTACTCCCTGAGTCATAACGGCCGCTGGGATATGGGCAACAGCGAGCTCAAGTTCTACGGCGAAAAGGTGGATAACAAAAATCCAGGGCAGAGCGGGACTATTACCTCGGAAAGCAATGCTATCGACGGGAAGTACGTTCTGCCGCTGGGCATGATTAACCAGCTGGTGACCTTCGGCGGCGAATGGCGCCACGACAAACTGAAAGATCCGGTCAACCTGAGCAGCGGCGGCCAGTCAACGTCGGCCAGCCAGTACGCTCT contains the following coding sequences:
- the fruK gene encoding 1-phosphofructokinase → MSRRVATITLNPAYDLVGFTPEIERGEVNLVRTTGLHAAGKGINVAKVLKDLGIDVTVGGFLGKDNQDGFQQLFSELGIANRFQVVQGRTRINVKLTEKDGEVTDFNFSGFEVTPGDWERFVNDSLSWLGQFDMVCVSGSLPSGVSPEAFTDWMTRLRSQCPCIIFDSSREALVAGLKAAPWLVKPNRRELEIWAGRKLPEMKDVIEAAHALREQGIAHVVISLGEEGALWVNASGEWIAKPPSVEVVSTVGAGDSMVGGLIYGLLMRESSEHTLRLATAVAALAVSQSNVGITDRTQLAAMMARVDLQPFN
- the fruA gene encoding PTS fructose transporter subunit IIBC, yielding MKTLLIIDAGLGQARAYMAKTLLGAAAPKARLELIDNPNDAELAIVLGTALPADSALNGKNVYLGDINRAVAHPELFLGEAKDHAKPYVAPAAVAVPAAAQGQKRIVAVTACPTGVAHTFMAAEAIETEAKKRGWWVKVETRGSVGAGNAITPEEVAEADLVIVAADIEVDLAKFAGKPMYRTTTGLALKKTAQELDKAVAEAKTYQPSGKPQAAAEGKKESAGAYRHLLTGVSYMLPMVVAGGLCIALSFAFGIKAFEVKDTLAAALMQIGGGSAFALMVPVLAGFIAFSIADRPGLTPGLIGGMLAVSGGSGFIGGIIAGFLAGYVAKAISTKLKLPQSMEALKPILIIPLVSSLIVGLAMIYLIGKPVSGILAWLTHWLQTMGTANAVLLGAILGGMMCTDMGGPVNKAAYAFGVGLLSTQTYAPMAAIMAAGMVPPLAMGIATLVARNKFDKGQREGGKAALVLGLCFISEGAIPFAARDPMRVLPCCIVGGAVTGAISMAVGAKLMAPHGGLFVLLIPGAITPVLGYLLAIVVGTLVAGLSYAVLKRPEAQAAEVEKAA
- the nfo gene encoding deoxyribonuclease IV; translation: MKYVGAHVSASGGLANAAIRAAEIEATAFALFTKNQRQWRAAPLSDETIAEFKAACEKYHFGPGQILPHDSYLINLGHPVEEALEKSRDAFIDELTRCQQLGLTLLNFHPGSHLQQIPEEACLARIAESINIALAKTEGVTAVIENTAGQGSNLGFKFEHLAAIIDGVEDKSRVGVCIDTCHAFAAGYDLRSAEACEKTFAAFDRIVGFQYLRGMHLNDAKSTFGSRVDRHHSLGEGNIGHDCFSWIMQDSRFDGIPLILETINPDIWAEEIAWLRAQQIAEVA
- the fruB gene encoding fused PTS fructose transporter subunit IIA/HPr protein, with amino-acid sequence MFQLSVQDIHPGQQAGNKEEAIRQVAAALVSAGNVADGYVNGMLAREQQTSTFLGNGIAIPHGTTDTRDQVLKTGVQVFQFPQGVTWGEGQTAYVAIGIAASSDEHLGLLRQLTHVLSDDAVAAQLQSATTAEELRALLMGEKQSEALKLDNETLSLDVAASDLLTLQALNAARLKEVGAADTAFVSHVINDTPLNLGQGIWLNDSAEGNLRSAVAVSRAANAFTRDDQPVSLLVTVAMVDEQPTAVLNRLSKLLLDKKADHLLKADAATVLALLTSDDAIAEDVLSAEFVVRNEHGLHARPGTMLVNTIKQFSSDITVTNLDGSGKPANGRSLMKVVALGVKKGHRLRFTAQGEDAQQALDAIGEAIAAGLGEGA
- a CDS encoding IS3 family transposase (programmed frameshift), producing the protein MMTEFKRTQRDYPLSFKIAVVEQVEKGEMTYKQAQQRYGIQGRSTVLVWLRKYGRLDWSPVLPDKVKRKLPVAQTTIPLTPEQRIRELEEQLELANQKAEFFESVINVLKNDYGVSVGKKAARQVLAQSPAPKITVTRACQFLGHSRQAWYQDNTRRTKRQEQYAHVLDFVSRVRCRQPRIGTRKLHYLLNTQVGKRLNIGRDRLFRLLSEHRLLVPVKRAYHKTTNSHHRFYRHPNLLKPGPEQATALEPEQVWVADITYLPLCSGTAYLSLVTDACSRKIVGYHVGENLQTENVVKALRQALRGRKTTGPLVHHSDRGLQYCSVLYQSVHERNGITCSMTDGYDCYQNALAERVNGILKNEFLLSRPADLAQAREMVKESVSIYNHERPHLALKYKTPDEVHQAFYRRKAVNLYQD